In Lycium ferocissimum isolate CSIRO_LF1 chromosome 11, AGI_CSIRO_Lferr_CH_V1, whole genome shotgun sequence, a single genomic region encodes these proteins:
- the LOC132036803 gene encoding U-box domain-containing protein 4-like, with product MTYSSWQTRIMSCSIVEKTLYLILSQDPILKVVGARDIRRLTKSSLRYRRLFSDAVKPLVDMLRSTSFETNEAALLALLNLSVKDEGNKKSIIDAGALEPIVGFLQSNNPTLQEHATASLLTLSASSVTKPTLASFGVIPLLVNILRRGTPQAKVDAIMTLYNLSTSQGNLTLILQTEPIPSIVSLLKSCKKSSKTAEKCTALIESLMSYEASREVLTSEEGGILAIVEVLEIGSLQSREHAVGALLIMCQSDRCKYREPILREGVIPGLLELTVKGTDKAKEKSQTLLRLLRDSPYQRSQFRPDTLENIVLNLISQIDGKEQSGNAQGLLAEVMQVSMDQSLRLLQQRAMVCAPVDLSVSGGISTISST from the exons ATGACTTACTCTTCTTGGCAGACAAGAATAATGTCTTGCTCCATTGTTGAAAAAACTCTTTATCTCATTCTATCCCAAGACCCAATTTTGAAAGTGGTGGGTGCTCGTGATATTCGACGGCTCACTAAGAGTTCTTTACGTTACCGGCGTCTTTTTTCTGACGCCGTTAAACCACTTGTTGATATGCTTCGTTCAACGTCGTTTGAAACCAATGAAGCTGCTCTCCTTGCACTCCTCAATCTCTCAGTTAAAGATGAAGG gAACAAGAAAAGTATCATAGATGCTGGTGCATTGGAACCCATAGTCGGCTTTCTTCAATCAAATAATCCAACTCTACAGGAGCATGCAACTGCTTCATTACTCACATTATCAGCATCTTCCGTCACAAAGCCGACCCTTGCTTCTTTCGGTGTCATCCCTCTACTAGTGAATATTCTAAGACGTGGTACCCCACAAGCCAAGGTCGACGCTATAATGACTCTATACAATCTTTCAACTTCTCAAGGAAATTTAACGTTGATCCTTCAAACAGAACCGATTCCTTCTATAGTTTCACTGCTTAAATCTTGTAAAAAGTCTTCAAAAACTGCTGAAAAATGTACCGCTCTTATAGAATCTTTAATGAGTTACGAAGCAAGTAGGGAAGTGTTGACATCTGAAGAAGGAGGAATACTTGCGATAGTTGAAGTTCTTGAAATTGGATCTTTACAAAGCCGTGAACATGCTGTAGGAGCTCTGTTGATAATGTGTCAAAGTGATCGATGTAAATACCGGGAACCAATTCTTAGAGAAGGTGTGATTCCCGGACTTCTTGAGCTGACTGTTAAAGGGACAGATAAGGCTAAAGAAAAGTCACAAACACTTTTAAGGCTTCTGAGAGATAGTCCTTATCAAAGGTCTCAATTTCGACCTGATACATTGGAGAACATTGTTTTGAATCTTATATCTCAGATAGATGGCAAGGAGCAAAGTGGAAACGCGCAGGGGTTGCTTGCTGAAGTGATGCAAGTTAGTATGGATCAAAGTTTGAGACTTTTACAACAAAGGGCAATGGTTTGTGCTCCGGTTGATTTGTCTGTTTCCGGTGGTATCTCCACGATCTCTTCAACATGA